In the Pseudochaenichthys georgianus chromosome 1, fPseGeo1.2, whole genome shotgun sequence genome, one interval contains:
- the spag5 gene encoding sperm-associated antigen 5: protein MSSRKSSSGEGSSSSRCGERTPMRSLQNEMLHLSTPSSRLKSKPLTDVVKLTKGDGPLCDPEPHLQSSPSTKGICINAPTTDLTTTVSACGLGDVTFKSFICLGGEVELASSFVCAEDSIFLPKDQAMTTIHETEDTILSDSIAVQSCSDHIEHAYYNPEVIDASLVDNEASCPCEISNASLTSGDLDDGCATQDVRAFQGDCYGKNDVTWKSFVCDGGEVEVADVTRLQDATIPLPNDQPGEPLQDDSVNSPDLSKCGELCPVEHADHFYFSTENCVPVSTTFSEITNGPADGQNDVTFKSFNCTGGMVDICDGTKLAEETIPLPVNQTATGSESYNYGMNPNMVTYEEDAKNSSDHLDHPYYDIENNSFRGPLPFSLDDVDEVKQVSLVVPGGQTGSQEAIVHTEDSVLPSMLHENQSSDCSHPEASAERPTPIDSEEKDSALGSSGTEPEKPQLKDIPERFRVRFESGTLPFQFGMLSPVVRRASLAVLKALKVPALDQLLAEDPALECEKSLVAPLNVDPAGFWTERMESPMPCPLFNSTVLGCKPQPKPVPEPVKEMDAKPSAVPQSEVEMPAVEFPLIPEGPLQQQLRQMAEFLFLASGKMCLAAVSTPADAVTVPSAKATPAESHGVCVGTTPVKWLDHSVNTSGQFERKRIFTVADSCTLTDPILWNLHPGSLEGLSRQELEQRLRSSMIMVEALVQQLDAARANGCSSAGPSDLREKQVQTDHTELSQTTMLRDLYLVALNRIGELELDVSSLQDLTQCMQDMRVTMTSLSGDTDAALSSMKKMGDVVRDDHQSLVSHYGQMKSLFEKTKTTQQKMMQKVKDALHQRDDTRAQMEEAITAKEAAFSVMEQLRSHCSSEISELKRVVGSQQELSAALNQTYPEQVALNKADNEMLNSVSDVLSTTMEEHSSLMQELSTVRGLVQKSAPMLLMLNEKAAAALMERDEHFSAREQAVEEREQIEDELLQANMNLQTAGEQIGDLNLQVTILTSEMGVLRQKLTEREDERGLLERQVTELSATVSSTLASYTFLEQALASESTKLQQSWRDIQQAKDRANGLEASLGQSEQQVCELSQVLAQSEKQLSQLQVLSQSQSVQIQKLQVVCTQLSGVREMNEFLHMENELTREQMAESERLLSANLQALRQRNIQCEDLNGELTQLLLEKRSLHEELTTTKSRAGATQLELRRKLADAVTEITLLHHTLRGLTNEIHTALNDQKPQNESQQVERRHPSSSFVDSVMVALTTETLPGSDMADPPCETLFSETSAFTRIAAVTPRKKSNAAEFDPEEDQSSVAELLVDLGSTVTELISNTKLLQQRKDAQLEELHHTISGLQVEQQAASNRHEAEASALKLQLSRLNSLFERGNQALQQKALDEKTVTKLMSEVQETQDILNKHKTESKGLQKEVVELRCSLQQSQVEAQYLRVELRKAGSQSANPAQLMEEKIKLLREVERLKLSVQKLEEGRVHLLERAKRHQLIHLANQQKSENELQMLNKMINKVRETLLSLPVVVKNCEQLQKLISYIG from the exons ATGTCATCCAGGAAGAGTTCCAGTGGGGAAGGCTCG TCTTCAAGCAGATGTGGAGAGCGTACCCCTATGAGAAGTCTGCAGAATGAAATGCTGCATCTGTCAACTCCATCCTCCAGACTCAAATCAAAACCTCTGACTGATGTTGTGAAACTGACTAAG GGTGATGGCCCTCTCTGTGATCCAGAGCCCCACTTGCAATCTTCTCCATCCACAAAAGGGATTTGCATCAATGCTCCCACTACTGATTTAACAACTACTGTGTCAGCTTGTGGTCTTGGAGATGTAACATTTAAATCTTTCATCTGTCTTGGTGGTGAGGTTGAGCTTGCAAGCTCCTTTGTGTGTGCAGAAGATAGTATTTTTCTGCCCAAGGATCAGGCTATGACAACCATTCATGAAACGGAAGATACCATCCTCTCTGACAGTATAGCGGTTCAGTCATGCAGTGACCACATCGAACACGCCTATTACAATCCTGAGGTTATAGATGCTTCCTTGGTTGACAATGAAGCATCGTGTCCCTGTGAAATTTCCAACGCTAGTCTAACCTCTGGAGACTTGGATGATGGATGTGCTACACAAGATGTCCGAGCTTTTCAGGGTGACTGCTATGGAAAGAATGATGTAACTTGGAAATCCTTTGTCTGTGATGGTGGTGAGGTGGAAGTGGCTGATGTCACCAGACTACAAGATGCGACCATTCCTCTGCCCAATGACCAGCCAGGGGAACCTTTGCAAGATGACAGTGTGAATTCACCAGATCTCTCTAAGTGTGGCGAGCTGTGTCCAGTAGAACATGCCGATCATTTCTACTTTAGCACAGAAAACTGCGTTCCTGTCAGCACCACTTTCTCTGAAATAACAAACGGTCCTGCTGATGGACAGAATGATGTAACCTTCAAATCATTTAACTGCACTGGAGGTATGGTTGACATTTGTGATGGCACCAAACTGGCAGAAGAGACTATTCCTCTTCCAGTTAACCAAACAGCTACCGGCAGTGAGTCATACAATTATGGCATGAATCCAAACATGGTAACTTATGAAGAAGATGCCAAAAACAGTAGTGATCATTTAGATCACCCATACTATGATATTGAAAATAACTCATTCAGGGGACCGTTACCTTTCAGCCTTGATGATGTCGATGAAGTAAAACAGGTTAGTTTGGTGGTACCTGGTGGTCAGACTGGGAGTCAAGAGGCTATTGTGCATACTGAGGACAGTGTGTTGCCTTCAATGCTGCATGAAAATCAGTCTTCTGATTGCAGCCATCCTGAGGCTTCTGCAGAGAGACCTACACCCATAGACAGTGAAGAAAAAGACAGTGCTCTCGGTTCATCTGGAACTGAACCAGAAAAACCTCAGCTAAAAGACATACCTGAAAGGTTCAGAGTGCGGTTTGAGTCAGGAACATTGCCTTTTCAGTTTGGGATGCTCAGTCCTGTTGTAAGGAGAGCCTCTCTGGCTGTATTGAAGGCCCTCAAGGTTCCTGCTTTGGACCAATTGTTGGCTGAGGATCCAGCCCTTGAGTGTGAAAAGAGCTTGGTTGCTCCATTAAACGTCGACCCTGCTGGGTTTTGGACAGAGCGAATGGAGAGCCCCATGCCGTGTCCTCTGTTTAACTCTACAGTGCTTGGTTGCAAGCCCCAGCCAAAACCAGTCCCTGAACCAGTTAAGGAAATGGATGCAAAGCCTTCTGCTGTGCCTCAGTCTGAAGTAGAGATGCCAGCTGTGGAATTCCCCCTGATTCCAGAGGGTCCCCTTCAGCAGCAGCTTCGGCAGATGGCAGAGTTCCTTTTCTTAGCATCAGGGAAGATGTGTCTTGCTGCTGTCTCTACTCCTGCTGATGCTGTCACAGTCCCATCTGCAAAAGCTACTCCTGCAGAATCCCACGGTGTCTGTGTGGGCACCACTCCTGTTAAATGGTTAGACCACAGCGTCAATACATCTGGCCAATTTGAGAGGAAGAGGATCTTCACTGTGGCTGATTCCTGCACTCTGACTGACCCTATCCTGTGGAA CCTCCACCCAGGCAGCCTTGAGGGTCTCTCACGACAAGAGCTGGAGCAGAGGTTAAGGTCAAGCATGATCATGGTGGAGGCTCTTGTGCAGCAGTTGGATGCAGCCAGAGCAAATGGGTGTTCTTCTGCAGGCCCTTCAGACCTCAGGGAGAAACAAGTGCAGACGGACCACACTGAACTGAGTCAG ACAACAATGTTAAGAGACCTATATTTGGTGGCTCTGAACAGGATTGGTGAGTTGGAGTTGGACGTGAGTTCTCTACAGGACCTCACCCAGTGTATGCAGGACATGCGGGTCACCATG ACTTCTTTGAGTGGTGACACGGATGCCGCTCTCTCGAGCATGAAGAAGATGGGAGACGTCGTCAGAGATGACCACCAGAGCCTTGTTTCACAT TACGGTCAGATGAAGTCTCTCTTTGAGAAAACAAAGACGACGCAGCAAAAAATGATGCAGAAGGTCAAAGATGCTCTTCACCAAAGAGATGACACGAGGGCACAGATGGAGGAGGCCATCACAGCCAAGGAGGCG GCCTTCAGTGTGATGGAGCAGCTGAGGTCTCACTGTTCCTCAGAAATCTCCGAGCTGAAGAGGGTGGTGGGGTCTCAGCAAGAACTGTCAGCTGCCCTAAACCAGACTTATCCAGAACAG GTTGCATTAAACAAGGCCGACAATGAAATGCTCAATTCTGTGTCTGACGTTTTGTCCACAACCATGGAGGAACATTCCAGTTTGATGCAAGAA CTCTCTACAGTCAGAGGCCTTGTGCAGAAATCTGCTCCGATGCTTCTGATGCTGAATGAGAAGGCAGCTGCTGCTTTGATGGAGAGGGACGAACACTTCTCTGCCAGAGAGCAGGCTGTTGAAGAGCGAGAGCAG ATTGAAGACGAATTACTGCAAGCAAACATGAATCTACAAACTGCCGGAGAACAGATTGGCGATTTAAATCTGCAGGTGACGATTCTGACCTCAG AAATGGGTGTGTTGCGTCAGAAGCTAACAGAAAGAGAGGATGAGAGGGGTCTGCTGGAGAGGCAGGTGACGGAGCTGTCGGCCACAGTTTCCTCCACTTTGGCCTCCTACACCTTCCTGGAGCAGGCCCTTGCTTCAGAGAGTACAAA gtTGCAGCAGTCGTGGAGAGACATCCAGCAAGCCAAGGACAGAGCAAACGG GTTGGAGGCGTCTCTGGGTCAGTCGGAGCAGCAGGTGTGTGAGTTATCTCAGGTTCTGGCTCAGAGTGAGAAGCAGCTCAGCCAGCTGCAGGTCCTCTCTCAGTCCCAGAGCGTGCAGATCCAGAAGCTCCAGGTTGTTTGCACACAGCTCAGTGGTGTGCGGGAGATGAACGAG ttctTACATATGGAGAATGAGCTGACGAGGGAGCAGATGGCTGAAAGTGAACGGTTGCTGAGTGCCAACCTGCAGGCTCTGCGGCAGAGGAATATCCAGTGTGAGGACCTGAATGGAGAGCTTACTCAACTTCT GCTTGAGAAGAGGAGCTTGCACGAGGAGCTGACTACCACAAAGTCCAGAGCCGGTGCCACTCAGCTGGAGCTTAGACGGAAATTGGCAGACGCAGTTACTGAAATAACTTTGCTGCATCACACACTGAGGGGACTGACCAATGAAATACATACTGCTCTCAATGACCAG AAACCGCAGAATGAGTCTCAACAAGTGGAGCGCCGTCACCCCTCCAGCTCGTTCGTTGACAGCGTCATGGTTGCACTCACAACAGAGACACTTCCTGGATCAG ACATGGCCGACCCACCGTGTGAAACTTTGTTTAGTGAGACGAGCGCCTTCACCCGCATTGCAGCCGTCACGCCTAGAAAGAAAAGTAACGCAGCAGAGTTCGACCCCGAGGAGGATCAGAGCAGCGTGGCAGAGCTGCTGGTTGATCTGGGCAGCACCGTCACAGAGCTGATCAGCAACACGAAGCTGCTGCAACAGCGCAAAGACGCTCAGCTGGAGGAGCTGCATCACACCAT CTCTGGCCTGCAGGTGGAGCAGCAGGCTGCAAGCAACAGACATGAAGCCGAGGCGTCTGCGCTGAAGCTCCAGCTCAGCCGTCTGAACAGCCTGTTTGAGAGAGGAAATCAGGCGCTGCAGCAGAAAGCTCTG GATGAGAAAACTGTGACTAAGTTGATGTCAGAAGTTCAAGAGACCCAGGACATTCTAAATAAACACAAGACTGAGAGCAAA GGACTGCAGAAGGAGGTGGTTGAGCTCCGTTGTTCTCTCCAGCAGTCACAGGTGGAGGCTCAATACCTGCGGGTAGAGTTGAGAAAAGCCGGTAGCCAATCAGCTAACCCGGCACAACTAATGGAAGAAAAAATCAAATTGTTGAGAGAG GTGGAGAGACTGAAGTTGAGTGTTCAGAAATTGGAGGAGGGCAGAGTTCACCTCCTTGAGAGAGCAAAAAGACAT CAACTCATCCATCTGGCCAACCAGCAGAAAAGTGAAAATGAGCTCCAGATGTTGAACAAAATGATCAATAAAGTCAGAGAG ACTTTGCTGTCTTTGCCGGTGGTCGTGAAGAATTGTGAACAACTCCAAAAGCTCATTTCATATATCGGCTGA
- the foxe1 gene encoding forkhead box protein E1, producing MTMPVVKVEKGSPADTQSSASNTQQQTEDQPRGRRRKRPLQRGKPPYSYIALISMAIANSSDRKLTLGGIYKFITERFPFYRDNSKKWQNSIRHNLTLNDCFVKIPREPGRPGKGNYWALDPNAEDMFESGSFLRRRKRFKRCDMNTYTSYVHETPVFSPVQIARSASYSNSVYNNMTVSPTYGQQLHSAYYPSASPPGFGPGQHCTFSINHLIGHQSPVSMLAGQGSEVMQQSSRSFSPECLPNASSHCGLGAAAFQSQACRGAVSSRSSTHPGFTYSGPNGHPHQHTHQHTHQAAYAQGHSQGYAAPGRSSAHGSVEAVDHYGRVSPVQLGSFSQYNSAAGPIANTGGYLRHPTYPGNMDRFVSAI from the coding sequence ATGACAATGCCGGTGGTCAAAGTGGAGAAAGGCTCTCCAGCAGACACACAATCGTCTGCGTCCAACACTCAGCAGCAGACAGAGGATCAGCCCAGAGGTCGGAGGAGGAAGAGACCTCTGCAGCGAGGGAAGCCTCCTTACAGCTACATCGCACTCATTTCCATGGCCATAGCCAACTCCTCTGACCGCAAGCTGACTTTGGGGGGCATCTACAAATTCATCACAGAGCGCTTCCCCTTCTACAGAGACAATTCAAAGAAATGGCAGAACTCCATCCGCCATAACTTGACTCTCAATGATTGCTTTGTCAAGATCCCCCGAGAGCCCGGGCGGCCAGGGAAGGGCAACTACTGGGCCTTGGACCCCAACGCCGAGGACATGTTCGAAAGCGGCAGCTTCCTGAGGCGCAGGAAGAGGTTTAAGCGCTGTGACATGAACACTTATACCTCATATGTGCATGAGACACCCGTTTTCTCTCCTGTGCAGATTGCCAGATCAGCCTCATATTCCAACTCTGTCTACAACAACATGACAGTCAGTCCGACGTACGGGCAGCAGCTGCACTCTGCCTATTACCCCTCTGCATCTCCTCCTGGGTTTGGACCTGGCCAACACTGCACGTTCAGCATCAACCACCTCATAGGACACCAGAGTCCAGTCAGCATGCTCGCAGGTCAGGGGTCAGAGGTGATGCAGCAGTCCAGCCGCAGCTTCAGTCCAGAGTGTCTGCCAAATGCGTCTAGTCACTGCGGCCTGGGAGCAGCGGCTTTTCAGAGTCAAGCGTGCAGAGGGGCTGTATCATCACGCTCCTCTACCCACCCGGGGTTCACCTACTCCGGGCCAAACGGCCacccacaccaacacacacaccaacacacacaccaggcaGCGTATGCACAGGGCCACAGCCAGGGGTACGCAGCACCTGGACGCTCCTCAGCTCACGGGTCTGTGGAGGCCGTGGACCATTACGGCAGGGTGTCCCCCGTTCAGCTGGGCTCTTTCTCGCAGTACAACAGCGCTGCAGGGCCTATTGCTAACACTGGGGGTTACCTGAGACACCCAACATATCCAGGGAATATGGACAGGTTTGTGTCTGCTATCTGA